One Malania oleifera isolate guangnan ecotype guangnan chromosome 9, ASM2987363v1, whole genome shotgun sequence DNA segment encodes these proteins:
- the LOC131163448 gene encoding uncharacterized protein LOC131163448, with protein MPVSHRCLVPIKIADYEDEIWFDVFPMDVAHILLGRPWLYDPDVSHNGRANTYIFKCSGKKIVLSPLEPKKDKQDKEKKNLKRREKVGTSLHVLSKRHFEQECKETQLIYVVVTKDNESSIIEHETPLEVSPILSESEDVISKPPNELPLIRDIQHAIDLVIGSSLPNLPHYRINHKEYEELKRKVD; from the coding sequence ATGCCCGTAAGCCATAGGTGCTTAGTCCCTATTAAGATTGCAGACTATGAAGATGAAATCTGGTTTGATGTCTTTCCTATGGACGTTGCCCATATTTTGTTAGGAAGACCTTGGCTGTACGATCCTGATGTTTCACATAATGGTAGAGCCAACACctatatttttaagtgtagtgGAAAGAAGATTGTCCTGAGTCCTTTAGAGCCCAAGAAAGACAAACaagacaaggaaaaaaaaaacttgaaaagaagagagaaggttgGAACTTCTTTGCATGTTCTAAGTAAAAGACATTTTGAGCAAGAGTGCAAAGAGACACAACTTATTTATGTAGTGGTGACTAAAGATAATGAATCCTCTATTATCGAGCATGAGACACCACTTGAGGTGTCACCCATACTTTCTGAGTCTGAGGATGTTATTTCTAAACCTCCAAATGAATTGCCTCTTATAAGAGATATTCAACATGCCATAGACCTTGTTATAGGGTCATCTTTACCCAATTTGCCTCATTATAGGATAAATCATAAAGAATATGAAGAATTGAAAAGGAAAGTTGATTAG